From a region of the Paenibacillus sp. R14(2021) genome:
- a CDS encoding ribonucleoside-diphosphate reductase subunit alpha gives MDIIKRNGQKEELIFSKLKKVIDFSCVGYSDCDPLELETALLPYFRNNITTKEIQRTLTQVAVEKTSIEQPNWQYVAAKLLVYDLYKESAINRKYGYFGYGDFYSLITYLTDKGLYGSYILEHYTRDEIRELGNYIAPERDYLFNYIGLKTLADRYLIKSFNGDVLELPQELFMGVAMHLAMKEQDKLGWARKFYDALSRLQMTVATPTLANARKPFHQLSSCFIDTVPDNLWGIYNVDSSFAQVSKFGGGMGIYIGKVRSRGSNIRGYKGVAGGVVPWIKNYNNTAVAVDQLGVRSGAVAVYLDVWHKDIFDFLNLRTNNGDDRMKAHDIFPGVCIPDLFMRKVQARESWYLFDPHEVRTFMGWALEDAWGEEWERRYEECVNNPALSRDEVPAIDIMKRILASSFETGTPFVFYRDTVNRANPNKHKGIIYCSNLCTEICQNMSPTEYITTTHEDGVITTQVKSGDYVVCNLSSLNLGRTRSREDIEEVVSCQMRMMDNVIDLNHYPIPQAEITNQKYRAVGLGTSGYHQWLALNGIAWESEEHLDRADELYEWINYCAVKASMEIAKEKGAYRVFEGSEWHTGEFFEQRGYDAPHWQKLKKDVAEHGVRNAWMFAIAPTASTSLIAGSTAGIDPIFSKFFVEEKKNAVIPQTAPNLNEETFWLYKEAHHIDQHWSIRAAGRRQRHIDQAQSFNLYITPDYSAKQFMELYMAAWENGLKTVYYCRNKSLEVEDCVSCSS, from the coding sequence GTGGATATCATTAAGAGGAATGGTCAGAAAGAAGAACTCATCTTTTCCAAGCTTAAGAAAGTCATTGATTTCTCTTGTGTCGGATACAGCGACTGCGATCCGCTGGAGCTTGAAACGGCCCTGCTTCCTTACTTCCGCAACAATATTACAACGAAGGAAATTCAGCGTACATTGACGCAAGTTGCGGTTGAAAAAACAAGCATCGAACAGCCTAACTGGCAGTACGTTGCAGCCAAACTTCTCGTGTACGATCTTTATAAAGAATCTGCCATTAACCGCAAATACGGTTACTTCGGCTACGGCGATTTCTACTCCCTCATCACGTACCTGACCGATAAGGGCTTATACGGGAGCTACATATTGGAACACTACACCCGTGATGAAATCCGCGAGCTGGGCAACTACATCGCCCCTGAGCGTGATTACTTGTTTAACTACATCGGTCTCAAAACATTAGCTGACCGTTATCTTATTAAAAGCTTTAACGGCGACGTTCTAGAGCTGCCTCAAGAATTGTTCATGGGCGTAGCGATGCACCTGGCCATGAAAGAACAAGACAAGCTGGGCTGGGCACGCAAATTCTACGACGCTCTGAGCCGTCTGCAAATGACCGTTGCCACGCCTACGCTGGCTAACGCGCGTAAACCGTTCCACCAGCTGTCGAGCTGCTTCATCGATACGGTTCCAGATAACCTCTGGGGCATTTACAACGTAGACTCCAGCTTCGCCCAAGTATCCAAATTCGGCGGCGGCATGGGAATCTACATCGGCAAAGTCCGCAGCCGCGGCTCCAATATCCGCGGATACAAAGGCGTCGCCGGCGGCGTAGTGCCTTGGATCAAAAACTACAATAATACGGCTGTTGCGGTTGATCAGCTCGGCGTTCGTTCCGGCGCTGTTGCCGTTTACCTCGACGTATGGCATAAAGATATTTTCGACTTCCTGAACCTCAGAACGAACAACGGCGACGATCGGATGAAAGCCCACGATATTTTCCCGGGCGTATGTATTCCCGATCTGTTCATGCGCAAAGTGCAGGCCCGCGAATCCTGGTACCTGTTCGATCCGCATGAAGTCCGCACCTTTATGGGCTGGGCACTCGAAGACGCTTGGGGCGAGGAATGGGAACGCCGCTACGAAGAGTGCGTGAACAACCCTGCGCTTTCACGTGACGAAGTACCTGCCATCGACATTATGAAACGCATCCTGGCCAGCTCGTTCGAAACGGGCACACCGTTCGTCTTCTACCGCGACACGGTTAACCGCGCGAACCCGAACAAACATAAAGGCATCATCTACTGCTCCAACCTGTGCACCGAGATCTGCCAAAACATGAGCCCGACGGAATACATCACGACAACGCATGAAGACGGCGTAATTACAACGCAGGTGAAAAGCGGCGACTATGTCGTGTGCAACCTCTCTTCCCTGAACCTTGGACGCACCAGATCGCGCGAGGACATCGAGGAAGTCGTCAGCTGCCAAATGCGCATGATGGACAACGTTATCGACTTGAACCATTATCCGATTCCGCAAGCGGAAATTACGAACCAGAAGTATCGCGCAGTCGGCCTCGGCACCAGCGGTTATCACCAATGGCTCGCGCTGAACGGCATCGCATGGGAATCCGAAGAGCACTTGGATCGTGCCGACGAGCTGTATGAATGGATTAACTATTGCGCCGTTAAAGCTTCGATGGAAATCGCCAAAGAAAAAGGCGCTTACCGCGTATTCGAAGGCAGCGAGTGGCATACAGGCGAATTCTTCGAGCAGCGCGGTTATGATGCGCCTCACTGGCAGAAACTGAAGAAAGACGTAGCCGAGCATGGCGTCCGCAACGCATGGATGTTCGCGATTGCGCCTACGGCTTCGACTTCGCTCATCGCTGGTTCCACGGCCGGCATCGACCCGATCTTCAGCAAGTTCTTCGTTGAAGAGAAGAAAAACGCGGTCATTCCGCAAACGGCTCCAAACCTGAACGAAGAGACGTTCTGGCTCTACAAAGAAGCGCATCATATCGATCAGCACTGGAGCATCCGCGCAGCGGGCCGCCGCCAGCGCCATATCGACCAAGCGCAATCGTTCAACCTGTACATCACGCCGGACTATTCGGCGAAGCAATTCATGGAGCTGTACATGGCAGCTTGGGAGAACGGCCTCAAAACCGTTTACTATTGCCGCAATAAAAGTTTGGAAGTAGAGGATTGCGTAAGCTGCAGCTCGTAA
- a CDS encoding biotin-dependent carboxyltransferase family protein yields the protein MGRTGMSIRVIKPGLHTTVQDLGRPGWRKDGVAEGGAMDRFALRTANLLVGNAEGEAGLELTLAGPVLEMERDLLIAVCGATMPPSIDGEELPLWRPVWVRAGAVISFGTAYSGCRAYVAAAGGIAAERALGSRGTDTRAGIGGVAGRALQRGDELRCGAEPPRAAAWRAALAARAAAEPQGRRRNWAAPGWFAPPFAYGGASEDGIRLRVMPGAEYGQFREAARTALMQERFRVAPASDRMGVRLEGPPLERSGSAELLSHGVVAGTVQVPAGGAPIILAADCQTTGGYPKLAHVISVDLPLLAQSKPGDWITFSQVTLAEAQQLHLAFERAMRLMASAIAVHKL from the coding sequence ATGGGGAGAACAGGTATGAGCATTCGCGTGATAAAGCCTGGACTCCATACGACCGTGCAAGACTTAGGCAGGCCGGGCTGGCGCAAGGACGGCGTCGCGGAGGGCGGTGCGATGGACCGCTTCGCGCTTCGCACGGCGAATTTGCTCGTCGGCAACGCCGAGGGCGAAGCCGGGCTTGAGCTGACGCTTGCAGGGCCTGTGCTGGAGATGGAGCGGGATTTGCTGATCGCCGTCTGCGGCGCGACGATGCCGCCGTCGATTGACGGGGAGGAGCTCCCGCTTTGGCGGCCGGTTTGGGTTCGGGCCGGTGCCGTCATCTCGTTCGGCACGGCTTACAGCGGCTGCCGCGCGTATGTCGCGGCTGCCGGCGGCATCGCCGCCGAGCGGGCGCTCGGCAGCCGCGGCACGGACACGCGCGCCGGCATCGGCGGCGTCGCGGGACGCGCCCTGCAGCGCGGCGACGAGCTGCGCTGCGGCGCCGAGCCGCCCCGTGCGGCCGCATGGCGCGCTGCGCTCGCCGCGCGTGCCGCTGCAGAGCCGCAGGGCCGCCGCCGGAATTGGGCGGCCCCGGGCTGGTTTGCGCCGCCCTTCGCCTACGGCGGCGCAAGCGAGGACGGCATCCGGCTGCGCGTGATGCCGGGCGCCGAGTACGGGCAGTTCCGCGAAGCGGCCCGTACGGCGCTGATGCAGGAGCGCTTTCGCGTTGCTCCTGCATCGGACCGCATGGGGGTCCGCCTCGAAGGCCCCCCATTGGAACGAAGCGGCAGCGCGGAACTGCTGTCGCACGGCGTCGTTGCCGGCACAGTACAGGTGCCGGCCGGCGGAGCACCGATTATTCTCGCCGCGGATTGCCAGACGACAGGCGGCTATCCCAAGCTCGCCCATGTCATCTCTGTTGACTTGCCGCTGCTCGCGCAGAGCAAGCCAGGCGACTGGATCACTTTCTCGCAAGTGACGTTGGCGGAAGCGCAGCAGCTGCATCTCGCCTTTGAACGGGCCATGCGGCTGATGGCTTCCGCTATAGCGGTACATAAGCTTTAA
- a CDS encoding LamB/YcsF family protein, with protein sequence MAANTTNHALPEKRFIDLNCDFGESYGAYSFGQDDELLPYVSSVNIACGFHAGDPLTMREAVERAVQAGAAIGAHPGLPDRMGFGRRELAITPQEAYDYTLYQLGALDSFVRAAGGRLSHVKPHGALYHMAGRSEELAEAFVRAVHAYDASLFIYGQWGSTLLGEADKLGLPRASEVFADRTYRADGTLTPRTQPGALHRDADAALSQTIDIIVKGRVRTIEGTEIPMHGDTVCLHGDGPQAAVFAAHLHRGLVAAGIELRPPRVSKRG encoded by the coding sequence ATGGCTGCGAACACGACTAATCATGCGCTGCCGGAGAAACGATTCATAGACCTGAACTGTGATTTCGGTGAAAGCTACGGCGCTTATTCCTTCGGACAGGACGATGAGCTGCTGCCTTACGTCTCTTCGGTTAACATTGCCTGCGGATTTCACGCCGGCGATCCCCTTACGATGCGCGAAGCAGTGGAACGGGCGGTTCAAGCAGGCGCCGCCATCGGGGCGCATCCCGGACTCCCGGACAGAATGGGCTTCGGGCGCCGGGAGCTCGCAATTACCCCGCAGGAGGCGTACGACTATACGTTGTATCAGCTGGGGGCGCTGGATTCGTTCGTGCGGGCAGCAGGAGGGCGGCTCAGCCATGTGAAGCCGCATGGAGCGCTGTACCATATGGCCGGCCGGAGCGAGGAGCTCGCGGAAGCGTTCGTCCGCGCCGTTCATGCCTATGATGCTTCGCTCTTCATTTATGGGCAGTGGGGAAGCACCCTGCTGGGGGAGGCGGATAAGCTGGGCCTGCCGCGGGCTTCCGAGGTTTTCGCGGACCGCACGTATCGGGCGGACGGGACGTTGACGCCCCGGACTCAGCCGGGGGCCCTGCACCGTGATGCCGATGCTGCGCTCAGCCAAACAATCGATATCATTGTCAAGGGCCGAGTGCGCACCATCGAAGGAACGGAGATTCCCATGCACGGGGATACGGTTTGCTTGCACGGCGACGGACCGCAGGCAGCGGTCTTCGCGGCTCATCTTCATCGAGGTCTTGTCGCAGCAGGTATCGAACTACGACCGCCGCGCGTCTCCAAGCGCGGATAG
- a CDS encoding ribonucleotide-diphosphate reductase subunit beta, translating to MELQKKKLFNEDGDRDWGKRLMIGGNTTNLIELNNVKYDWATKMYRTMMNNFWIPEEIPLAQDAKDYRNLSLSERNSYDKIISFLIFLDSLQTANLPNINEYITAPEVNLCLTVQTFQEAVHSQSYSYILDSVCAPEVRDQIYNLWREDKNLLKRNRFITDLYENFIANPSSQNLIKTIMANYILEGIYFYSGFSFFYALGRQGKMLGTVSEIKYIQRDELTHLALFQGIFREVRKENADIFTPVLVEELRQMMRTAVEHEIEWGKYITNNQIPGLTDEIIDNYIKFLSNERLRKLNLEILYPEITEHPMKWVESFSNMNGMKTDFFEQKVTNYSKSSNLNWGDL from the coding sequence ATGGAACTGCAGAAGAAAAAACTATTCAACGAGGATGGCGACCGCGACTGGGGTAAACGCCTTATGATTGGCGGCAACACGACCAACCTCATCGAGCTCAACAACGTCAAATACGACTGGGCTACCAAAATGTACCGAACGATGATGAACAACTTCTGGATTCCAGAAGAGATTCCTCTCGCGCAGGATGCCAAAGACTATAGAAACCTGTCGCTCTCTGAGCGTAACAGCTACGATAAAATCATCAGCTTCCTGATCTTCCTGGATTCGCTGCAAACCGCGAATCTCCCGAATATCAACGAGTACATTACTGCACCCGAAGTTAATCTCTGTCTGACTGTACAAACATTCCAGGAAGCCGTCCATAGCCAATCCTATTCTTACATTTTGGACAGCGTTTGTGCGCCAGAGGTGCGTGACCAAATTTATAACTTATGGCGCGAAGATAAGAATTTGCTGAAGCGCAACAGGTTCATTACCGACCTGTACGAGAACTTCATCGCGAATCCTTCTTCGCAAAACCTGATCAAAACGATCATGGCGAACTACATCTTGGAAGGCATCTACTTCTACAGCGGCTTCAGCTTCTTCTATGCGCTTGGCCGTCAAGGAAAAATGCTCGGCACCGTGTCCGAGATCAAATACATTCAGCGTGATGAGCTGACCCACCTTGCCCTATTCCAAGGGATCTTCCGCGAGGTGCGCAAGGAAAACGCCGATATTTTCACGCCGGTTCTCGTCGAGGAGCTTCGCCAAATGATGCGCACGGCCGTCGAGCACGAAATCGAGTGGGGCAAATACATTACGAACAACCAAATTCCAGGCTTGACGGACGAAATCATCGACAATTACATCAAGTTCCTGTCCAATGAGCGTCTGCGCAAATTAAACCTGGAAATTCTTTACCCGGAAATCACGGAGCATCCAATGAAATGGGTAGAAAGCTTCAGCAACATGAACGGCATGAAAACCGACTTCTTCGAGCAAAAAGTAACCAACTACAGTAAATCGTCCAACCTTAACTGGGGCGATCTATAA
- a CDS encoding substrate-binding domain-containing protein, which translates to MKRPMYVEIAEQVTQIIQEQQIKPHGPVPSEGELAKHFGISRMTAKLALDLLADRGLVYRLKRRGTFLSDGEARKGARRQQGGHSRRSIAFVVSNLDYYTSRIVSALESAAREHQFELIIKLSKDVPDEEASLIQLAADGVTGILLFPRGRHQCSPAALKLRKQGYPIVLIDRLFQDVPMDFVLHDHFQGTYEMVKRMIDAGHREIGFVTNPLLGVSSIEERYKGYMKALIDHDIPVQSQYIHVIERANNLTDYAKGNPEVEEFLTSNVKMTAVMCGDDYLAAVVLYAAIRIHKSVPEQLSLAGFSDTQLATLLPVPLASVAQPVKELVQAAVANLLDRMNGKGMSAPSTIKIQTKIVERMSLAKAAM; encoded by the coding sequence ATGAAACGTCCAATGTACGTGGAAATCGCGGAACAAGTCACACAAATCATTCAAGAACAACAAATAAAGCCACATGGGCCTGTTCCGTCGGAAGGGGAACTGGCGAAACATTTCGGGATCAGCCGAATGACGGCTAAGCTTGCGCTGGACCTGCTTGCGGATAGAGGGCTGGTGTATCGTTTGAAGCGAAGAGGGACCTTTCTTTCGGATGGCGAAGCGCGAAAGGGAGCGAGGAGGCAGCAGGGTGGACATTCCCGCAGGAGCATTGCTTTCGTCGTATCGAATTTGGATTATTATACGTCTCGAATCGTTTCTGCTTTGGAATCGGCGGCTCGGGAGCATCAGTTTGAATTGATTATTAAGCTCAGTAAGGATGTGCCTGACGAGGAGGCCAGCTTGATCCAACTGGCTGCAGATGGAGTCACCGGGATTCTTCTGTTTCCGCGCGGCCGTCATCAATGCAGTCCTGCAGCGTTAAAGCTGCGGAAACAGGGATATCCCATCGTGCTTATTGATCGGCTGTTTCAAGACGTACCGATGGATTTTGTCCTTCATGATCATTTTCAAGGCACGTACGAAATGGTGAAGCGGATGATCGACGCCGGCCATCGCGAGATCGGCTTCGTAACCAATCCGCTGCTCGGCGTAAGCAGCATTGAGGAGCGGTATAAAGGGTATATGAAGGCGCTTATTGACCACGACATTCCGGTTCAAAGCCAATATATTCATGTGATCGAGCGCGCTAATAACCTGACGGATTACGCCAAGGGCAATCCGGAGGTTGAAGAGTTCCTGACTTCCAATGTGAAAATGACGGCAGTCATGTGCGGAGATGATTATTTGGCGGCCGTGGTTCTCTATGCTGCCATCCGCATACATAAGTCAGTACCCGAACAATTGTCGCTTGCCGGATTCTCTGATACGCAGCTTGCTACGCTGCTGCCCGTACCGCTTGCGTCGGTGGCTCAGCCGGTGAAAGAGCTCGTTCAGGCAGCAGTCGCAAACCTGCTCGACCGAATGAACGGCAAAGGTATGAGCGCGCCCTCGACAATCAAAATTCAAACTAAAATCGTTGAACGGATGAGCTTGGCGAAGGCGGCTATGTAG
- a CDS encoding gamma-glutamylcyclotransferase, whose protein sequence is MSERLFAVFIYGSLLPGHSNHHVAAAFIQGAKPGIVHGRLVDCGSYPALLRDVEAKASSACVRGLWVVVNEQGLKQMDELEQFHGIDEDNDYDRVWVEDAQSAGLQGWVYVWDAPRGCPFIAEDYWPDFFARKREC, encoded by the coding sequence ATGTCCGAGCGATTATTTGCCGTATTTATATACGGATCACTGCTGCCGGGCCACAGCAATCATCATGTCGCGGCTGCTTTCATCCAAGGCGCCAAGCCGGGTATCGTTCATGGGCGCCTTGTTGATTGCGGTTCGTACCCGGCGCTGCTGCGTGACGTCGAAGCAAAGGCTTCCAGTGCATGCGTGCGCGGGCTGTGGGTGGTCGTGAATGAACAGGGACTGAAGCAGATGGATGAGCTGGAGCAGTTTCATGGCATCGATGAGGATAACGACTATGATCGGGTGTGGGTAGAGGATGCGCAGTCAGCGGGACTTCAGGGATGGGTTTATGTATGGGATGCGCCGAGAGGCTGCCCATTCATAGCGGAGGACTATTGGCCGGACTTTTTTGCCCGCAAGCGGGAATGTTAA
- a CDS encoding copper resistance protein CopC — protein sequence MLMNRGSSSRGFARLLLQTSVIGFWICLMLFGGPSSVFAHAELERTVPEPNTKYEQSPASVELSFNEAIDSKAGSLEVLDDKSRRVTVGEAKTSADQKTMSLALPKLGEGVYTVSYAIISADGHPVSGSYVFVVGNPPQGVDASAFDPHKELGHEGHSTSSTQLTTNQFIVYAVRSLYYASLLWAAGLMLWPLLAKGRGSVLPGLQKKWEPLALQTLLIAVMLYIFVHAREILKGYPGSDYGKLFLETTVGKQWIALLALSIIGFAVLRLHPVIKTIWAAAILAVESWSGHAAVFTPKPASILFDFVHLAAAAVWVGGLVLLLLLWKHERKEAGRFAVLFSRAALLSLTLLVLSGVGMTLLFLPSLKYLFYTAWGTLLLIKTGLVVLVLGVGGMLHLRVRRGDLPTSTLLRADAALMALILIAAALFTYISPLPANDPVAYHKMGDKMHLSIRVTPNKAGVNEFTVKVWLPDAVGAAKSVKLRLYALDRKELGPIEVPIKPYQDDELTDFDGFVKSTYRAEGPFVPFAGRWQAQVRVLDKDDNETVEKLAFRNY from the coding sequence ATGTTGATGAATCGCGGTTCCAGCAGTCGAGGATTTGCGAGGCTGCTCCTGCAGACGTCGGTAATAGGCTTTTGGATTTGCCTGATGCTCTTCGGCGGGCCGTCGTCTGTATTCGCGCATGCCGAGCTTGAGCGCACCGTGCCCGAGCCGAATACCAAATACGAGCAAAGTCCGGCATCGGTCGAACTGAGCTTTAATGAAGCAATTGATTCTAAGGCAGGCTCGCTGGAGGTGCTTGACGACAAATCTCGGCGCGTTACGGTCGGCGAAGCCAAGACAAGCGCCGACCAGAAAACGATGAGCCTTGCGCTGCCGAAACTAGGCGAAGGTGTCTATACCGTATCCTATGCCATCATCTCGGCAGACGGCCATCCTGTCAGCGGCTCGTATGTCTTCGTAGTAGGCAATCCGCCGCAGGGCGTGGATGCCTCGGCATTCGATCCGCACAAGGAGCTTGGTCATGAAGGGCACAGCACATCATCGACGCAGTTAACGACGAATCAGTTTATTGTATATGCTGTCCGTTCGCTGTATTACGCGTCGCTGCTGTGGGCTGCCGGCTTGATGCTTTGGCCGCTTCTGGCGAAAGGCCGCGGGAGCGTGCTGCCGGGCCTTCAGAAGAAGTGGGAGCCGCTGGCGCTGCAGACGCTGCTGATCGCGGTGATGCTCTATATTTTCGTCCATGCGCGCGAAATTCTGAAAGGGTATCCAGGCAGCGATTACGGCAAGCTGTTTCTGGAAACAACAGTCGGCAAGCAGTGGATTGCGCTGCTTGCGCTGTCGATTATCGGGTTCGCCGTCCTGCGGCTGCATCCCGTTATTAAAACGATCTGGGCAGCCGCGATTCTGGCGGTAGAGAGCTGGAGCGGTCACGCGGCGGTGTTCACCCCGAAGCCGGCTTCCATCCTGTTCGATTTCGTCCATCTCGCGGCGGCGGCGGTATGGGTCGGCGGACTCGTGCTGCTGCTCCTGCTATGGAAGCATGAACGCAAGGAAGCCGGGCGCTTCGCAGTGCTGTTCTCAAGGGCGGCACTGCTGTCTCTGACGCTGCTGGTCTTATCGGGCGTCGGCATGACGCTGCTCTTCCTGCCTTCCCTGAAGTACTTGTTCTATACCGCTTGGGGCACGCTTCTTCTAATAAAGACAGGACTCGTGGTCTTGGTGCTCGGCGTTGGCGGCATGCTGCATCTGCGTGTGCGCAGGGGCGACTTGCCGACCAGTACGCTGCTTCGCGCCGATGCGGCGCTGATGGCGCTTATTCTTATTGCGGCGGCACTCTTTACTTATATAAGTCCTCTGCCTGCCAACGACCCTGTCGCGTATCACAAAATGGGTGATAAGATGCATCTATCCATACGTGTGACGCCGAACAAAGCCGGAGTCAACGAGTTTACGGTCAAAGTCTGGCTGCCCGATGCCGTCGGTGCGGCGAAATCGGTGAAGCTGCGGCTGTACGCGCTGGACCGCAAGGAGCTGGGACCGATTGAGGTGCCGATCAAGCCGTATCAAGACGACGAGCTGACGGATTTCGACGGTTTCGTGAAGAGCACCTACCGGGCAGAAGGTCCGTTTGTGCCTTTTGCCGGCCGCTGGCAGGCCCAGGTACGGGTGCTGGATAAGGATGATAACGAGACGGTGGAGAAGCTTGCGTTCCGAAATTATTAA
- a CDS encoding EAL domain-containing protein encodes MSINRAEKITIWTAFVAIIGFLLLRTLHRELYWTIPERIYLFIHSGMEFFGFAISFTMLVLGWLFFVKSLSKHRLYTAALFGAVGLFDMLHGLTTEGMPFYRFVGDTSLSMLFAMSAQLAGSIGLFIIFRKNDAPVPASRRLPAFIVGLGMASLLAALYFSLTDLTALPLFTGKSMAFLSLGTQVITTFIYLCTIGVVLYLNRNDRPQALLTIIQSLVFFMLANLQFMLSTSTHDSDMLFGHIYKLAGYYFLMKGIYYVTLEEPFKQQKRSESRINYMAYHDELTGLSNRRLLKEQLGAELQRAKLNERRVAVFLLDIDRFKTINDALGHSFGDQMLQAVSERLRLAAERPNRVFRMGGDEFVVLVPDIKQAEMDQVDQQAKALMGLFDAPFVLDEAEYHITISLGISFYPQDGESVDLLLKNADTAMYSAKAHRNEYSSYEPEMNRKAHDRLRLESDLRRAIDEEQFTLAYQPLVNLNTGKVVGVEALVRWHHPQRGLLPPGEFIPLTEENGLILQIGEWVLGAACKQNKAWQDAGLPPMMMSVNLSMRQFRQHQLADRIKSILEQSGMPPRYLELEITESMTSDVEFAADTLSSLKELGVQISIDDFGTGYSSLISLKRFPIDKLKIDRAFVNDLTQGGSDAAIVSTITSMAKNLKLKVTAEGVENDEQIKFLRERNCEEAQGFYFTKPIPANLFENWYRHRSQTA; translated from the coding sequence ATGTCAATAAACCGTGCGGAAAAAATAACGATATGGACGGCATTCGTTGCCATCATCGGCTTCTTGCTCTTGCGAACGCTTCATCGGGAGCTCTACTGGACGATACCTGAACGTATTTATCTGTTTATTCACTCCGGCATGGAATTTTTCGGATTTGCCATAAGCTTTACAATGCTGGTGCTCGGTTGGTTGTTTTTCGTGAAATCGTTGTCCAAGCATCGGTTGTATACAGCAGCCTTATTCGGTGCAGTCGGCTTGTTTGACATGCTGCACGGATTGACGACGGAAGGCATGCCCTTCTATCGATTTGTCGGCGATACGTCGCTGTCCATGCTCTTCGCCATGTCGGCGCAGCTTGCGGGCTCCATCGGGCTGTTTATCATTTTCCGCAAGAACGATGCGCCGGTTCCCGCGAGCAGGCGTCTCCCTGCTTTTATCGTTGGGCTCGGCATGGCCAGCCTGCTGGCGGCGCTCTATTTTTCATTGACAGATCTGACGGCGCTTCCTCTGTTTACCGGCAAATCGATGGCGTTCCTCAGCCTGGGAACACAGGTGATTACAACCTTCATTTACCTGTGCACGATTGGCGTCGTATTGTATTTGAACCGCAATGACAGGCCGCAGGCGCTGCTGACCATTATTCAGTCGCTTGTATTCTTCATGCTGGCTAATCTGCAGTTCATGCTTAGTACGAGCACGCACGACAGCGATATGCTGTTCGGTCACATCTACAAGCTTGCGGGCTATTACTTTCTGATGAAGGGCATTTATTACGTTACGCTCGAGGAGCCCTTCAAGCAGCAGAAGCGTTCGGAATCCCGCATTAATTATATGGCTTATCATGATGAGCTCACGGGCTTATCCAATCGCAGGCTGCTGAAGGAGCAGCTTGGAGCGGAACTGCAGAGGGCGAAGCTGAACGAACGCCGAGTAGCCGTGTTCCTGCTCGATATTGATCGGTTCAAAACGATCAATGACGCGCTGGGTCATTCGTTCGGCGATCAAATGCTGCAGGCTGTATCCGAGCGGCTTCGACTTGCGGCGGAACGGCCTAATCGGGTCTTCCGGATGGGCGGCGACGAATTCGTCGTGCTGGTGCCTGATATCAAACAGGCGGAGATGGATCAAGTCGATCAGCAGGCCAAGGCGCTGATGGGGCTGTTCGATGCGCCGTTCGTTCTGGATGAAGCGGAGTATCATATTACGATCAGCCTCGGCATTTCTTTCTATCCGCAGGATGGGGAGAGTGTCGACTTGCTGCTGAAGAACGCGGACACGGCGATGTACAGTGCCAAAGCGCACCGCAATGAGTATTCCAGCTATGAGCCGGAGATGAACCGCAAAGCGCATGATCGTTTGCGGCTGGAGAGTGACTTGCGCCGGGCGATTGATGAGGAGCAGTTTACGCTGGCGTATCAACCGCTCGTTAATCTGAACACCGGCAAGGTTGTCGGCGTGGAAGCGTTGGTTCGCTGGCATCACCCGCAGCGGGGGCTGCTGCCGCCGGGCGAATTTATACCGCTCACCGAAGAGAATGGTCTCATTCTGCAGATCGGCGAATGGGTGCTCGGCGCCGCATGCAAGCAGAACAAAGCTTGGCAGGATGCCGGACTTCCGCCGATGATGATGTCCGTCAATTTGTCCATGCGGCAGTTCAGGCAGCATCAGCTGGCCGACCGGATCAAATCGATTCTGGAGCAATCCGGCATGCCGCCTCGCTATTTGGAGCTTGAGATTACAGAGAGCATGACCAGCGACGTGGAGTTTGCCGCCGATACGCTTTCAAGCTTGAAGGAACTCGGCGTTCAAATCAGCATTGATGATTTCGGCACGGGGTACAGCTCCTTGATCTCTTTGAAGCGATTCCCGATCGATAAGCTTAAGATCGACCGCGCTTTTGTCAACGATTTGACGCAGGGAGGCAGCGATGCCGCGATCGTGTCGACCATCACGTCGATGGCCAAAAACCTGAAGTTGAAAGTAACGGCCGAAGGCGTAGAGAACGATGAGCAAATTAAATTCCTCCGCGAGCGTAATTGCGAGGAAGCGCAGGGGTTTTATTTCACGAAGCCAATTCCGGCGAATTTGTTTGAGAATTGGTACAGGCACCGAAGCCAGACCGCTTAA